From one Nothobranchius furzeri strain GRZ-AD chromosome 2, NfurGRZ-RIMD1, whole genome shotgun sequence genomic stretch:
- the LOC129157031 gene encoding uncharacterized protein codes for MTQETVHRPSIAGPSARPNGPVLGGCRRSGAVGTSGCGSVPAALGRRWFWSAIHDVNSCNMLFTVITLFLYFYFFQGVKNPPSISRFEINNTFSAAFRLNKSLEPMVTLSDKQVVLNPLFPNASPLSSMLKAEHLSSMGVKSSGCDPPLQSEVCFTRQSASCTNQLLYRGVMETSAAVKRLWSPDGATMPFKGFVPGHLDLYVNDLVTFQFVTSANTVANSFLLSQGCDLVSGLCALFPVISLTGDHDDTENPAVSSSPVVSGDIKGGSVVAAHTSLTGSGRQPGPGGVGACSDAMLGAPPDKGGVLSGSEFSVADFNRFGGTPPPSGRVIAEIDTDLPPIQLTTLTSDPELGTAPSTGRSSSQSVNTLVKPGFSDSVWEPPSFLGIKYSWFQFSGQTMFLKLASCLYLILNMARFALTPVTQPSLDHSFSEPPSPTPPGLWTSEHLLFQHDSGDNVHLLGNRAFKSLRTVCYASPVSQTWHRFEQQKGGGEPPPALRASFSHFQFTTISDHNKVASVKLQHNFEQVKSGSDLTAKPSASLVFRTEPSGKFKQVSLWVRNTRYKQFDNQIAYEPAPTDTSKLVSLWVRNTRFKTLF; via the coding sequence tgcaattcatgacgtgaattcatgcaacatgctgtttacagtcataacgctttttctttacttttatttcttccagggggtcaaaaacccaccatcaatatcaaggtttgaaataaacaacactttctctgctgcttttaggctgaataaatctcttgagcctatggttaccctctctgacaaacaggttgtgcttaaccctttgtttcctaatgcttctcctctgtcatccatgttaaaggctgaacatctctccagcatgggtgtgaaatcttcaggctgtgacccaccgcttcagtcagaggtctgttttactcgtcagtccgcctcatgcacaaaccagcttctttatcggggcgtgatggaaacgtcagccgccgtgaaacgcttgtggtctccggacggagctaccatgccatttaaggggtttgtgcccggacatcttgacctttatgtgaatgaccttgtcacttttcagtttgtgacctctgctaatacggtggccaattcttttctcctttcacaggggtgtgacttagtctcgggcctctgtgctctctttcctgtgatttctcttacaggtgaccacgacgacacagaaaaccctgcggtttccagcagtcctgtggtcagtggcgatattaaaggtggctcggtggttgctgcgcacacctctctcacgggctcgggaaggcaacccggcccgggaggtgtaggtgcgtgcagtgatgctatgctcggggcccctcctgacaaagggggggtgctgagtggctctgagttttccgttgcggacttcaaccggttcgggggaacgcctcctccgagcgggcgggtcattgcagaaatcgacactgaccttccaccgattcagctgacaacattgacctccgacccggagttaggtactgcaccttctacggggcggagttctagtcagtctgtaaatactctggttaaaccgggtttttctgattcagtgtgggaacctccatcattcttgggaataaagtattcttggtttcagttttcaggacagaccatgttcctaaagctagcatcatgtctgtatctgattctaaacatggctaggtttgctttgacacccgtgacacaaccatccttggatcactccttttcagaacctccaagtccaacacctccaggtctttggacatctgaacacctactctttcagcacgattcaggtgacaatgtgcatcttcttggtaatagggcttttaagagcttaagaactgtttgttatgcttctcctgtctcacagacatggcataggtttgagcaacaaaaggggggtggagagcctcctcctgctttgcgagcatcattttcgcatttccagttcactactatttctgatcacaacaaagtcgcctccgtaaagctgcaacacaactttgagcaggtaaaatcaggttctgatctaacagctaaaccatcagcttcactcgtgttccggacggaaccctcaggtaaattcaaacaagtttccctgtgggttcgtaacacaagatacaaacagtttgataaccaaatcgcttatgagcctgctcccacagatacgtccaaactcgtgtctctgtgggtccgcaataccagattcaaaactctattctga